A window from Chrysemys picta bellii isolate R12L10 chromosome 2, ASM1138683v2, whole genome shotgun sequence encodes these proteins:
- the PRNP gene encoding major prion protein homolog, translating to MGRYRITCWIVVLLVVMWSDVSFSKKGKGKGGGGGNTGSNRNPNYPSNPGYPQNPGYPRNPSYPHNPAYPPNPAYPPNPGYPHNPSYPRNPSYPQNPGYPGGGGQHYNPAGGGTNFKNQKPWKPDKPKTNMKAMAGAAVAGAVVGGLGGYALGSAMSGMRMNFDRPEERQWWSENSNRYPNQVYYKEYNDRSVPEGRFVRDCVNITVTEYKIDPNENQNVTQVEARVMKQVIQEMCMQQYQQYQLASGVKLLSDPSLMLIIMLVIFFVMH from the coding sequence ATGGGAAGGTACCGGATAACCTGCTGGATAGTCGTCCTTTTGGTTGTGATGTGGAGCGACGTTTCCTTTTCCAAAAAAGGAAAGGGTAAAGGTGGAGGCGGTGGGAACACAGGAAGCAACCGCAATCCCAACTATCCCAGCAACCCCGGCTACCCCCAAAATCCTGGCTATCCCAGAAACCCTAGCTACCCCCATAATCCTGCCTACCCCCCCAATCCCGCCTATCCCCCTAATCCCGGCTACCCCCACAATCCCAGTTACCCCAGGAACCCTAGCTACCCCCAGAATCCTGGCTACCCTGGTGGTGGTGGGCAGCACTACAACCCAGCTGGTGGTGGAACAAACTTCAAAAACCAGAAGCCCTGGAAGCCTGATAAACCCAAAACCAACATGAAAGCCatggcaggagcagcagtggcAGGTGCCGTGGTGGGTGGCCTAGGTGGCTATGCCCTGGGAAGTGCAATGTCAGGAATGCGCATGAATTTTGACCGTCCTGAAGAGCGCCAGTGGTGGAGCGAAAACTCCAATCGCTATCCCAACCAAGTGTACTACAAGGAATACAATGACCGCTCCGTTCCAGAGGGAAGGTTTGTGCGGGACTGTGTGAATATCACAGTGACCGAATACAAAATTGATCCCAATGAAAATCAAAATGTGACCCAGGTAGAAGCCAGAGTCATGAAGCAGGTGATCCAGGAGATGTGCATGCAGCAATATCAGCAATACCAGCTGGCCTCTGGTGTCAAACTACTCTCTGACCCCTCGCTCATGCTGATTATCATGCTTGTCATTTTTTTTGTAATGCATTAA